A single region of the Eublepharis macularius isolate TG4126 chromosome 14, MPM_Emac_v1.0, whole genome shotgun sequence genome encodes:
- the BSX gene encoding brain-specific homeobox protein homolog: MNLNFTSHPVHSVSSQRPTSFFIEDILLHKPKPLREVAPEHFHGPLASRVPLLDYGYPLMPAPTLLAPHPHHPLHKPDHHHPYFLTTSGVPVPALFQPHPHAELPGKHCRRRKARTVFSDSQLSGLEKRFEIQRYLSTPERVELATALSLSETQVKTWFQNRRMKHKKQLRKSQDEPKAPGAEEGAEQGASETEPEPSSDKARTAPEPRKGAPPPAFLLEEADDEVDIIEGGELCGPQHLL; this comes from the exons ATGAACCTCAACTTCACCTCGCACCCGGTGCACTCGGTGTCTTCCCAGAGGCCGACCTCCTTCTTCATCGAGGACATCTTGCTCCACAAGCCCAAGCCCCTCCGAGAAGTGGCCCCCGAGCACTTCCACGGCCCCTTGGCCTCCCGGGTGCCTCTCCTGGACTATGGGTACCCCCTGATGCCAGCCCCCACGCTCCTAGCGCCACACCCGCACCACCCGCTCCACAAGccggaccaccaccacccctatttcctgaccacctcag GGGTGCCAGTGCCCGCCCTCTTCCAGCCGCACCCGCACGCCGAGCTGCCGGGCAAGCACTGCCGCCGCCGGAAAGCCCGCACCGTCTTCTCGGATTCGCAGCTCTCGGGCCTGGAGAAGCGCTTCGAGATCCAGCGCTACCTTTCCACGCCGGAACGCGTGGAGCTGGCCACGGCGCTCAGCCTCTCCGAGACCCAG GTGAAGACGTGGTTCCAGAACCGGCGGATGAAGCACAaaaagcagctgaggaagagcCAGGACGAGCCCAAAGCGCCCGGCGCCGAGGAGGGCGCCGAGCAGGGAGCCAGCGAGACGGAGCCCGAACCTTCCTCGGACAAAGCCCGCACCGCCCCCGAGCCCCGCAAAGGCGCCCCTCCGCCGGCCTTCCTcctggaggaggccgacgacgaGGTGGACATCATCGAAGGCGGGGAGCTGTGTGGCCCCCAGCACCTCCTGTAG